The sequence TAAATACCTTGAACTATTTAAAGAGGTGGGGTTAAAACACATCAATATCAGTCTGGATACACTGGATCAAGCAAAGGCACTGTTTATTACCAAGCGTGATTATTACCACAGAATCATGTCAAACATACAGTCAGCAGTTGATCATGGACTAAGGGTAAAATTAAATGTGGTACTCATAAAAGGAGTAAATGATCAAGAGATCAATGATTTTATTGAATTGACTAAAAGCAATCCAATAACGGTTAAGTTTATAGAATTTATGCCCTTCAAAGGGAATAAATGGGATTGGAGTAAGGGAATTGGCCAACAAGAAATCTTGGAAACCATTAATCAAAAATTCAAAGGTATTGAAGCTATTGATAATCCAAAACACAGCACTTCCGTCAATTTTAGAATAAAAGATCACCTAGGGACTTTTGGTATTGTAAGCACAATTACCAACCCATTTTGTTCAGAGTGCAATAGAATCCGACTTACTGCTGATGGAAAAATGAAAAATTGCCTTTTCGCCAATTCAGAAACAGACCTGTTAGGCCCATTACGTGAAAACAAAAATATCAGGGATTTAATCCTTGAAAGCATCAAGACAAAGAAATTCTCACGTGACGGTATGGATGAAGAAATGGAATCTGCCATATATGAAAATAACCGATCGATGATTTCAATCGGTGGTTGAGGGTTTCAAGTTAGATTAGGGCTTATTCTAGTCAAGCTTTTCCATAAATAAGTAAGGACAATAAACCAGAAAGTTTTAACCCAAAACTGGATTGTTTTTAGTATTCTCTTCGAAATAACTCATTCGAATCAAAAGGGCATTTGACCACATTT comes from Echinicola vietnamensis DSM 17526 and encodes:
- the moaA gene encoding GTP 3',8-cyclase MoaA, whose translation is MIQRNNTLIKPQIKDRFGRPHTYLRISLTDRCNLRCFYCMPEDRIQLTEKANIMTLEEIIMIAKVYHTLGVNTFRLTGGEPLVRKNLDYLIRELASLGVTLKLTTNGILLDKYLELFKEVGLKHINISLDTLDQAKALFITKRDYYHRIMSNIQSAVDHGLRVKLNVVLIKGVNDQEINDFIELTKSNPITVKFIEFMPFKGNKWDWSKGIGQQEILETINQKFKGIEAIDNPKHSTSVNFRIKDHLGTFGIVSTITNPFCSECNRIRLTADGKMKNCLFANSETDLLGPLRENKNIRDLILESIKTKKFSRDGMDEEMESAIYENNRSMISIGG